From one Lotus japonicus ecotype B-129 chromosome 3, LjGifu_v1.2 genomic stretch:
- the LOC130743976 gene encoding protein FAR1-RELATED SEQUENCE 5-like: protein MNDSSGDNWLNPFDDELYIIDEDDSLNSSPANGLKQGVNEGDNDGENFVDVDEMFETGNDSKKNSDVEVKVMKRITELSADDIRGMDFSSEEEACEFYSKYARIRGFSPRKDDVYKDDDGKIISRQVVCNRAGQRHQKHMHNSGRRKQPKPITRVGCLARIRFRCFSSSKRWKVVFFCDEHNHPLTPYKHVHLIPKFRQLSEGDKAQAEGMNLFGVRTRNIMEVMMGQKGGAESVGFTGKDLANHLDKQKRKRVKDGDAVAALSYLQGKLDTDPLFFFKYNKSEQGNLLNLLWCDGTSRMDYNVFGDVVAFDSTYKKNKYNKPLVIFCGYNHHKQTTIFAAALVHDEKTETFIWVLETLTEAMFNRHPKVAVTDGDLAMKEAIRVVWPNTTHRQCAWHIHQNALKNIRNLDFADEFKLFVYANLNPDKFGEKWDKLVEKYGIANNPWIDTMYETRASWASTFMQDKFFAGIRTTSLCEGINSFIKNYLHCKCSLLDFLFNFERAMKKYRHNELESDFKSSYGEPVMTTALSGIEYGAAKILTRSMFWEVKGQIEDALGLNVERSEKRIYCCL from the exons ATGAATGATTCTTCAGGAGATAACTGGCTTAATCCGTTTGATGACGAGCTTTATATCATCGATGAGGATGATAGTCTGAATTCTAGCCCTGCCAACGGTTTGAAGCAGGGTGTGAATGAAGGGGATAATGATGGGGAAAATTTTGTGGATGTCGATGAGATGTTTGAAACTGGAAATGACAGTAAAAAAAACTCTGATGTAGAAGTTAAAGTCATGAAAAGGATTACTGAATTGTCTGCAGACGACATTAGAGGGATGGATTTCTCTTCTGAGGAGGAAGCATGTGAATTCTATTCTAAATATGCTCGTATCCGTGGATTCTCTCCAAGAAAAGATGATGTATACAAGGATGATGATGGCAAGATTATCTCACGACAGGTGGTGTGCAATAGGGCTGGACAAAGGCATCAGAAGCATATGCATAATAGTGGCAGAAGAAAACAACCTAAGCCTATTACTAGAGTGGGTTGCCTTGCTAGAATTCGATTTCGTTGTTTTTCTAGCAGTAAAAGGTGGAAAGTGGTTTTTTTTTGCGATGAACACAATCACCCATTAACACCATATAAGCATGTTCATTTGATTCCAAAATTCCGGCAATTGAGTGAAGGGgacaaagctcaagcagaaggtaTGAACCTATTTGGTGTGAGGACCCGCAATATTATGGAGGTGATGATGGGCCAAAAAGGTGGGGCTGAGTCGGTAGGCTTTACCGGCAAGGACTTGGCCAACCACCTAGACaagcaaaaaaggaaaagagTCAAAGATGGTGATGCAGTTGCGGCGCTGTCCTATTTACAAGGAAAACTTGACACTGACCCACTATTTTTCTTCAAGTACAACAAATCAGAACAAGGTAATCTCCTTAACTTGCTATGGTGTGATGGAACCAGTAGAATGGATTATAACGTGTTTGGAGATGTGGTTGCCTTTGATAGCACATACAAGAAGAACAAGTATAACAAACCTCTTGTGATTTTTTGTGGATACAACCACCACAAGCAAACAACTATCTTTGCTGCTGCACTTGTTCATGATGAGAAAACTGAGACTTTCATATGGGTTTTGGAAACCTTGACTGAAGCAATGTTTAACAGGCATCCTAAGGTGGCGGTTACAGATGGAGATCTAGCAATGAAGGAAGCTATTAGAGTTGTGTGGCCGAATACCACGCATCGTCAATGTGCATGGCACATTCACCAGAATGCtttgaaaaatattagaaaTCTTGATTTTGCAGATGAATTCAAGTTATTTGTGTACGCTAACTTAAACCCTGACAAGTTTGGAGAGAAGTGGGATAAACTGGTTGAGAAATATGGTATAGCCAACAATCCATGGATTGATACGATGTATGAGACAAGAGCTTCTTGGGCAAGCACCTTCATGCAAGACAAATTTTTTGCCGGTATTAGGACGACATCCTTATGTGAAGGTATTAACTCATTCATAAAGAATTATCTGCACTGTAAGTGTTCCTTGTtggattttcttttcaattttgagCGGGCTATGAAGAAATACAGGCACAATGAGTTGGAATCTGATTTTAAGTCTTCTTATGGTGAGCCTGTTATGACAACAGCACTTAGTGGCATTGAGTATGGAGCTGCCAAAATATTAACAAGGAGCATGTTTTGGGAAGTCAAGGGTCAAATTGAGGATGCCCTGGGGCTAAATGTGGAGCGTTCTGAG AAAAGAATATATTGTTGTTTATGA
- the LOC130749369 gene encoding protein OCTOPUS-like has product MNPAPPPQPPQPHRPSTSCHRHPDEQFTGFCPSCLCERLTVLHPTTPSSSSIVPARKSTSSTAAAALRSVFRQSSSSFFPELRRSKSFSASKANEALSGAFEPQRKSCDVRVRGANFNLFNQDNSNNEKKIEAVDCRNQASSSSNIQVPKEEEEENNEDVIIVVEEEPEPNVCSVSEEIEIAEEEGEELKTMKDHIDLDSSQTKKPKGSFWSAASVFSKKLQKWRQKQKDAKKQRREGALPAGKPTGRHFRETQSEVADYGFGRRSCDVDPRFSLDAAGPRFSLDAGRMSSDDPRYSIDEPRASLDGYLIGRAGFPRMPTMLSVVEDAPPPPVNVLRTDAQIPVEEPPVEDDAVPGGSAQTREYYSDSSSRRRKSLDRSSSARKSEIGGDELIRSVSNGSIIGNAKVTPAAAGVAAGVDFIHGAKMGFQDRGDDCCSEVYGNGERKEEKKSRRWSIWGLIHRRGRNKDEDDGKCSRVNGVERCFSEDHLRGGGLGGRVWRSNSSVSWRNTQAFTGSLGTQSQRRNINGVQGNGNGKKGKDEFVLERNRSARYSPSSVDNGLLRFYLAPMGGGGRRNGSVNGRSNQAQSIARSVIGLY; this is encoded by the coding sequence ATGAATcccgcaccaccaccacaaccaccgcaGCCTCACCGTCCCTCCACCTCCTGCCACCGCCACCCAGACGAACAATTCACCGGCTTCTGCCCCTCATGCCTCTGCGAACGCCTCACTGTCCTCCACCCCACAaccccctcctcctcctccatcgTCCCTGCCCGTAAGTCCACCTCCTCCACTGCCGCTGCCGCTCTTAGATCCGTTTTCCGgcaatcctcctcctccttcttccctGAGCTCCGCCGCTCGAAATCCTTTTCCGCTTCCAAGGCCAACGAAGCTCTCTCCGGAGCCTTTGAGCCCCAGAGAAAATCCTGCGACGTCAGGGTTCGTGGCGCAAACTTTAACCTCTTCAACCAAGACAACAGCAACAACGAGAAGAAGATTGAAGCCGTTGATTGCAGAAatcaagcttcctcttcttccaacATTCAGGTaccaaaggaagaagaagaagagaacaaCGAGGACGTGATAATCGTTGTGGAGGAGGAACCTGAACCCAATGTGTGCAGTGTGAGCGAGGAGATTGAAAttgctgaagaagaaggagaggaaTTGAAGACGATGAAGGACCACATAGATCTGGATTCTTCACAAACGAAGAAACCCAAGGGAAGCTTCTGGTCTGCGGCTTCGGTTTTCAGCAAGAAGCTTCAGAAATGGCggcagaagcagaaggatgcgaAGAAGCAGCGGCGGGAAGGGGCGTTGCCGGCGGGGAAGCCAACCGGGCGGCATTTCCGGGAGACGCAGTCGGAGGTCGCGGACTACGGGTTCGGACGGCGGTCCTGCGACGTTGACCCGAGATTCTCACTGGACGCCGCTGGGCCGAGGTTCTCGCTTGACGCTGGGCGGATGTCGTCCGATGATCCGAGGTACTCCATTGACGAGCCGCGGGCTTCGCTGGACGGTTACTTGATCGGAAGAGCAGGTTTTCCGAGGATGCCGACGATGCTGTCGGTGGTTGAGGACGCTCCACCACCGCCGGTGAATGTGTTGAGGACTGATGCTCAAATTCCAGTTGAGGAGCCTCCGGTTGAGGATGATGCCGTGCCGGGAGGGTCTGCGCAGACCAGAGAGTACTACTCCGATTCATCAtcaaggaggaggaagagtcTTGATAGGTCTAGTTCGGCAAGAAAAAGTGAGATTGGTGGTGATGAGTTGATCAGGTCTGTTTCAAATGGCAGCATTATTGGCAATGCCAAGGTTACTCCTGCTGCTGCTGGTGTTGCTGCTGGTGTTGATTTCATCCATGGCGCGAAAATGGGGTTTCAGGATCGAGGGGATGATTGCTGTTCTGAAGTGTATGGGAATGGTGAAAGGAAAGAGGAGAAGAAGTCACGGAGGTGGAGCATTTGGGGATTGATTCACCGGCGCGGTAGGAACAAGGATGAGGATGATGGTAAGTGTAGTAGGGTGAATGGGGTTGAGCGCTGCTTCTCAGAGGATCATTTGAGGGGTGGTGGTTTGGGTGGCAGGGTGTGGAGGAGCAATAGTTCTGTGAGTTGGAGAAATACTCAAGCTTTTACTGGATCATTAGGCACTCAGAGTCAGAGGAGGAACATTAATGGTGTTCAGGGTAATGGGAATGGGAAGAAAGGTAAAGATGAGTTTGTGCTGGAAAGGAACAGAAGTGCAAGGTACTCTCCTAGCAGCGTTGACAATGGCCTATTACGGTTCTACTTGGCTCCCATGGGAGGTGGTGGCCGGAGAAATGGGTCTGTGAATGGCAGGTCCAACCAGGCACAGTCTATTGCAAGAAGCGTGATTGGATTGTATTAG
- the LOC130748479 gene encoding uncharacterized protein LOC130748479, with product MRSEYIDEFPSNLVSKRWLKTAKSAHVYSISEPSIHSQNMKLLRKGAMSAACNYLAEIACEKDDDFSSVMEDIYKLLRDVQKSRKPGCTTKSAAFNVGDPTVVQGRGAPKKTRTVTKRRHCSNCRGIGHTIRTCPVLLYPDQVNNSETGESASEGIEDSTDDETNVGSVDRQNKGASVASKLKSQQRKQGNDSSSTQNKRSNQNTVSTKQNKRKSKQREVPVMIHSSQVSVNEVTQSSPNNAGRGDVDNNRVTLLPQHPQEIPLTQESVNQVQVYNMEPIVQQVHYPVVRASAGLPFLQPTYAVNMTNGVQVFPQFIQHQNVQVPYQGVQMQTLFQAGPSGLLPTFSSTLAAVDRRHNRNSSLGNN from the exons ATGAGAAGTGAGTATATTGATGAATTTCCAAGCAATCTAGTTTCTAAGAGGTGGTTGAAAACAGCCAAGTCTGCTCATGTGTATTCAATTTCAGAGCCTAGTATTCATTCACAGAATATGAAATTGTTGCGAAAAGGAGCTATGTCTGCCGCATGCAACTATCTCGCAGAAATAGCATGCGAAAAGGATGATGATTTTTCAAGTGTAATGGAAGACATTTATAAGCTGTTGAGGGATGTTCAGAAGAGTCGCAAACCGGGTTGTACAACAAAGAGTGCAGCCTTTAATGTGGGTGATCCAACTGTTGTACAGGGTAGAGGTGCCCCCAAGAAGACCAGAACTGTCACCAAGAGAAGGCATTGCTCAAATTGCAGGGGTATTGGACACACGATTCGTACGTGCCCGGTTTTGCTTTATCCTGATCAAGTCAATAACAGTGAAACAGGTGAATCTGCAAGTGAAGGAATTGAGGACAGCACAGACGACGAG ACAAACGTTGGCAGCGTAGATCGGCAGAATAAGGGGGCTTCGGTGGCAAGTAAACTTAAATCGCAGCAACGGAAGCAGGGAAATGACTCCTCATCCACCCAA AACAAGCGTTCAAATCAGAACACGGTGTCGACAAAACAAAATAAGCGTAAATCTAAGCAGCGAGAAGTCCCAGTCATGATTCATTCAAGCCAAGTATCTGTGAATGAAGTG ACTCAGAGTTCACCGAATAATGCAGGTCGCGGTGATGTGGATAACAACAGAGTTACTTTGTTGCCCCAGCATCCACAGGAAATACCTTTGACCCAAGAATCTGTGAATCAG GTACAGGTTTATAACATGGAGCCTATTGTACAACAAGTCCACTATCCTGTTGTTCGTGCTTCAGCTGGACTTCCATTTTTGCAACCTACTTATGCCGTGAATATGACTAATGGAGTTCAGGTGTTTCCACAGTTTATACAGCACCAAAACGTCCAGGTTCCTTACCAAGGAGTTCAGATGCAAACTCTATTTCAAGCTGGACCTTCTGGCTTACTCCCGACATTTTCATCGACGTTGGCGGCAGTCGATAGGAGACACAATAGAAATTCTAGTTTAGGAAATAATTGA